From Synoicihabitans lomoniglobus, the proteins below share one genomic window:
- a CDS encoding TonB-dependent siderophore receptor: MKTTRNFLRATLASLAVCTLGLTASGQSTSPAAESADDVVKLANFTVFGDRIDIVNVATRLPLTDLETPQTISLIDSARLERESMFSMDDVMRNVTGVNVSLYDTQRPLYFSRGFQITDFQVDGIPTFSTDTNQEYDTALYERVEILRGANGLFSGSGEPSGTINFIRKAPTKDFAASVFATVGSWDYYRGQIDVNTPLTADGRVRSRFVASYTDRDSFRDRYHEEKTAFLASVAADLTADTTLTVGYQKQDNEPTASVWGTIPPLAIDGTPSNLPRHTNFATNWAYWQRESGTFFTNLQHKFAADWQLTAAFNHTEGAEESKSVYANPYAGSFLDKSDGSGVIISGYYWESEDERDSVDLYLNGTFPAFGRDHDLVVGASYSDYAANYPNHNRTFAFAPWNYEIPNFYTWDGSAPEMAVTMLPGSNHVANEQLGFYSSLRLRLTEEFSALLGGRVTRWQTEDFDRDGSGGTTVNSAFEIDHEFTPYVGFTYDFPAGFTAYASYTKIFEPQTYLGVNDHYLDPLDGYNLEAGVKARFAQDRATFTAAVFQTGQDNYAVVHPDYANSPDPRYVGVDGTETQGVEFQLSGLVTRDWSVIFGYTYNDTNRHTGDLIYANLPDHLVQLSTHYQFPGAWSRLAVGAGLTWQSEITGTLALPTGDIAATHQDAYALVNLHVNYQINEHLGVTLSAKNALDETYLANLDYPNYGEPRNLLLTLAYKF; encoded by the coding sequence ATGAAAACCACCCGTAATTTTCTGCGAGCAACGCTGGCGTCTCTCGCCGTCTGCACTCTCGGATTGACCGCTTCGGGTCAATCCACCTCACCCGCGGCAGAGTCCGCCGACGACGTCGTGAAGCTCGCCAACTTCACCGTCTTCGGCGACCGCATCGACATCGTCAACGTGGCCACTCGGCTCCCGCTTACCGATCTGGAGACGCCGCAAACCATCAGTCTCATCGACTCCGCCCGGCTCGAGCGTGAATCGATGTTCAGCATGGACGATGTCATGCGCAACGTCACCGGCGTGAACGTGTCGCTCTACGACACCCAACGGCCTCTCTACTTCTCGCGCGGTTTCCAAATCACCGACTTCCAGGTCGACGGGATCCCGACCTTCAGCACTGACACGAATCAGGAATACGACACCGCCCTCTACGAGCGGGTCGAAATCCTCCGCGGTGCAAACGGCTTGTTCAGCGGCAGCGGCGAACCTTCGGGCACCATCAACTTTATCCGCAAGGCGCCGACCAAGGACTTTGCCGCCTCGGTTTTTGCGACCGTCGGTTCCTGGGATTACTACCGCGGCCAGATCGATGTGAACACGCCCCTCACCGCCGACGGTCGCGTGCGCAGTCGCTTCGTCGCGTCCTACACCGACCGCGACAGCTTTCGCGACCGTTATCATGAGGAGAAGACCGCCTTTCTCGCCAGCGTGGCCGCGGATCTGACCGCCGACACCACCCTCACGGTGGGCTATCAGAAACAGGACAACGAACCCACGGCTTCGGTCTGGGGCACCATCCCCCCACTCGCCATCGACGGCACTCCTTCGAATCTGCCCCGCCATACCAACTTCGCCACCAACTGGGCCTACTGGCAGCGCGAATCCGGCACCTTCTTCACCAACCTGCAGCACAAATTTGCCGCCGACTGGCAACTGACCGCCGCCTTCAACCACACCGAGGGAGCGGAGGAGAGCAAGAGCGTCTACGCCAATCCCTACGCCGGCAGTTTCCTCGACAAGTCCGACGGCTCCGGGGTCATCATCAGCGGCTACTATTGGGAGAGCGAGGACGAGCGCGACAGCGTCGATCTCTATCTCAATGGCACATTCCCCGCCTTCGGCCGGGACCACGATCTCGTCGTGGGCGCGAGCTACTCCGACTACGCGGCCAACTATCCCAACCACAACCGCACCTTCGCGTTCGCTCCGTGGAACTACGAGATTCCCAACTTCTATACCTGGGACGGCTCAGCTCCCGAGATGGCGGTGACCATGCTGCCCGGTTCCAACCATGTGGCCAACGAACAGCTCGGGTTCTATTCCTCCCTCCGTCTGCGCCTCACCGAGGAATTTTCCGCCCTCCTCGGTGGCCGGGTCACCCGCTGGCAAACCGAGGACTTCGATCGCGACGGCAGCGGCGGCACCACCGTCAACTCCGCCTTCGAAATCGACCATGAGTTCACGCCGTATGTGGGATTCACCTACGACTTTCCCGCCGGCTTCACCGCCTACGCCAGCTACACCAAAATCTTCGAGCCGCAGACTTATCTCGGCGTAAATGATCACTACCTCGATCCGCTCGATGGCTACAACCTCGAGGCCGGCGTCAAGGCGCGCTTCGCTCAGGACCGGGCCACCTTCACCGCCGCCGTTTTCCAGACCGGTCAGGACAACTACGCCGTGGTGCACCCCGACTACGCCAACTCGCCCGACCCGCGCTACGTTGGCGTCGACGGCACCGAAACCCAGGGCGTCGAGTTCCAACTCTCCGGACTCGTCACCCGCGACTGGTCGGTGATTTTTGGATACACCTATAACGACACCAACCGCCACACCGGCGATCTGATCTACGCCAACCTGCCCGATCATCTCGTGCAGCTCTCGACCCACTACCAATTCCCCGGGGCCTGGAGCCGCCTCGCGGTGGGTGCCGGCCTGACGTGGCAAAGCGAGATCACCGGCACCCTCGCCCTGCCGACCGGTGACATCGCCGCCACTCATCAGGACGCCTACGCGCTGGTGAACCTGCACGTCAACTACCAGATCAACGAGCACCTTGGCGTCACCCTCAGTGCCAAAAACGCCCTCGATGAAACCTACCTCGCCAACCTCGACTACCCCAACTACGGCGAACCGCGAAATCTCCTGCTCACGCTCGCGTATAAATTCTAA
- a CDS encoding TonB-dependent receptor produces MNIPYSRLFGPLLFATVCGAQTAPETGSAKADEVVQLEAFEITGEKLGRTAQETQISVAALRGVELEQSTDTELSDIFARTANTYANASGFTIRGIPNTGFTFSEGSDMATVLVDGATVDGQMLGFDGVSIWDIDQIEILRGPQSTTQGRNSMAGAVIARTKNPTFHWDGALRATYGEYDTRQLAFAVGGPLVPEALAFRFSLEDKYSDGALTNITRDEDDWHRTDSTNLRGKLLFQPATWQGFSALLTYAQTESQNGDRAYAYGSTIPELYERLAYENTRNHFDTRSRTAALEINQEFSNGWLLTATTGWSDFLLDSLYDGDRNATEELLYGYGYDNDSLTQEIRLLAKGDTWRALAGVYFADSSRMFYSSGPFYYVIPSPLDQVFGLPTPSFALLDLQQNGLIETTNAALFVNGDWQPTDRWTFNLGARFDREKLDRTSGQNVVLAQGFPGAVALMDVPSFGIVAGMPADAVISAIAADASAGGNGEDTFKTFLPSAGITYHWTDTLSTGATVTRGYRSGGVSFNQKRAVIVPFDPEYTTNYELSFRSVWLDGKVVANANAFYVDWVDQQVSVQLSSDIYDTQVANAGQSSYYGAELELREDLGGGWSAYQSIGHTRTRFDDFSSAAFDYSGNAFPNSPRWTASAGVSYSRRAGWFGHASVSYVSAAFTRPENDPDYLLPAHTVVNAKLGYRFGDWSVFAYANNLLDEDYLESLWEQSATRFGAEPALPRVLGVGLDTTF; encoded by the coding sequence ATGAACATTCCCTATTCGCGCCTCTTCGGCCCGCTGCTTTTCGCCACCGTCTGCGGTGCCCAAACCGCTCCGGAGACTGGCTCCGCCAAAGCCGACGAAGTCGTCCAACTCGAAGCCTTTGAAATCACCGGCGAAAAACTCGGACGCACCGCCCAGGAAACCCAGATCAGCGTCGCCGCCCTCCGCGGCGTCGAACTCGAGCAGTCGACCGACACCGAGCTGTCCGACATATTCGCCCGCACCGCCAATACCTACGCCAACGCCAGCGGCTTCACCATCCGCGGCATTCCCAACACCGGCTTTACGTTCTCCGAGGGCAGCGACATGGCCACGGTGCTGGTCGACGGCGCGACGGTCGACGGCCAGATGCTTGGCTTCGACGGCGTGTCCATTTGGGACATCGACCAAATCGAAATCCTGCGCGGTCCGCAGTCCACCACTCAGGGTCGCAACTCCATGGCCGGGGCCGTGATCGCCCGCACCAAAAACCCCACTTTCCACTGGGACGGTGCTCTCCGCGCCACCTATGGCGAATACGACACCCGCCAACTTGCCTTCGCCGTGGGCGGCCCGCTCGTGCCCGAAGCCCTCGCGTTTCGCTTCTCGCTGGAGGACAAATACAGCGACGGCGCCCTCACCAACATCACGCGGGACGAGGACGACTGGCACCGGACCGACTCCACCAACCTGCGCGGTAAACTGCTCTTCCAACCCGCCACATGGCAGGGGTTTTCCGCCTTGCTCACCTACGCCCAAACCGAAAGCCAAAACGGTGACCGCGCCTATGCCTACGGCAGCACCATTCCGGAACTCTACGAACGTCTCGCCTACGAAAACACCCGCAACCATTTCGACACCCGCAGCCGCACCGCCGCCCTCGAAATCAACCAGGAGTTTTCCAACGGTTGGCTGCTCACCGCCACCACCGGCTGGAGCGACTTCCTCCTCGATTCCCTCTACGATGGCGACCGCAACGCCACCGAGGAACTGCTCTACGGCTACGGCTACGACAACGATTCACTCACCCAGGAAATCCGTCTCCTCGCCAAGGGCGACACCTGGCGCGCGCTCGCCGGAGTCTACTTTGCCGATTCCTCGCGCATGTTCTATTCCAGCGGCCCGTTCTACTACGTTATTCCTTCGCCGCTCGATCAGGTCTTCGGCCTGCCCACCCCGTCGTTCGCGCTGCTCGATCTGCAGCAAAACGGTCTGATCGAAACCACCAACGCGGCTCTGTTCGTCAACGGCGACTGGCAGCCCACCGACCGCTGGACCTTCAACCTCGGCGCGCGTTTTGACCGCGAAAAACTCGACCGCACTTCCGGCCAAAACGTGGTCCTCGCACAAGGGTTCCCCGGCGCGGTCGCCCTGATGGACGTGCCCTCATTTGGCATCGTGGCCGGCATGCCCGCCGATGCCGTCATCTCCGCCATCGCCGCCGACGCTTCCGCCGGCGGCAACGGTGAGGACACCTTCAAAACGTTCCTGCCTTCCGCCGGGATCACCTACCACTGGACCGACACCCTCAGCACCGGGGCCACCGTGACTCGCGGTTACCGTTCCGGCGGCGTCTCCTTCAACCAGAAGCGCGCGGTCATCGTCCCGTTCGACCCCGAATACACCACCAACTACGAGCTCTCGTTCCGTTCGGTTTGGCTCGATGGCAAGGTCGTCGCCAACGCCAACGCATTCTACGTCGACTGGGTTGACCAACAGGTGTCGGTGCAGCTCTCCAGCGACATCTACGACACCCAGGTCGCCAACGCCGGACAATCCTCCTACTACGGCGCCGAGCTGGAACTGCGCGAGGATCTCGGTGGCGGTTGGTCCGCGTATCAATCAATTGGGCACACCCGCACGCGCTTTGACGATTTTTCCAGCGCGGCATTCGACTACTCCGGCAACGCCTTTCCCAACTCGCCCCGCTGGACCGCCAGTGCCGGCGTGTCCTACTCCCGCCGTGCGGGCTGGTTTGGCCACGCCAGTGTCAGCTACGTCAGCGCGGCGTTCACCCGACCCGAGAACGACCCGGACTACCTGCTCCCGGCGCACACCGTCGTGAATGCCAAGCTCGGCTACCGCTTCGGCGATTGGTCGGTCTTTGCCTACGCCAACAACCTCCTCGACGAGGACTACCTCGAAAGCCTCTGGGAACAATCCGCCACGCGCTTCGGCGCCGAACCCGCCCTGCCGCGCGTGCTCGGCGTCGGTCTTGACACCACCTTCTGA
- a CDS encoding PepSY-associated TM helix domain-containing protein produces the protein MRKRIWQLHSWLGLCAGLGLVIIGLTGSVLVFHRDIARFTKPEIVLRPSPLDAPRLPLSGLIAAVEQAHPDYWVRGWLLYHGEERRDVAYVTPHADSAAWYLLHVDPATGDISGPPVALHDTLYGWFIDLHYTFFADHIGLAITAVLAVGFIFLSLTGLYLHRAFFKTVFRLRWRQSWRLFSSDLHKAVGIASLPFNLLLGFTGAYWNIAHLAEELSHEHEEAEVWTAYEGRLDRLDELPALAETTWPGYAFNYVYLPTAEDRQFYVFGQTPENHPFRSRYGSALWFDAASLEINYRQDVRTAGWWARIVDAFEPLHFGDFGGLVSKILWCLAGLAPGLLTLSGALIWFQRRRRRPPPARPAPPRPAPLTAAASGR, from the coding sequence ATGCGCAAACGCATCTGGCAACTTCACTCCTGGCTCGGCCTTTGTGCCGGGCTCGGCTTGGTTATCATCGGCCTGACCGGCAGCGTATTGGTGTTTCATCGCGACATCGCCCGTTTCACCAAACCGGAAATCGTGCTGCGCCCGTCGCCACTCGATGCCCCCCGGTTGCCGTTGTCGGGCCTGATCGCGGCGGTGGAGCAGGCGCACCCCGACTACTGGGTGCGCGGCTGGTTGCTTTATCATGGGGAGGAACGGCGCGACGTCGCCTACGTCACGCCCCACGCCGATTCCGCCGCCTGGTATCTGCTGCATGTCGATCCGGCGACCGGCGATATCTCCGGTCCGCCGGTCGCCCTGCACGACACGCTCTACGGCTGGTTCATCGACCTCCACTACACGTTCTTCGCCGACCACATCGGTCTCGCGATCACCGCGGTGCTGGCGGTCGGGTTCATCTTCCTGAGTCTGACCGGCCTCTATTTGCACCGGGCATTTTTCAAAACCGTGTTTCGCCTGCGCTGGCGGCAGAGTTGGCGTCTCTTCAGCTCCGACCTGCACAAGGCCGTCGGCATCGCTTCCCTGCCTTTCAACCTGCTGCTGGGCTTCACCGGCGCATATTGGAACATCGCTCACCTCGCCGAGGAATTGAGCCACGAACACGAGGAAGCAGAGGTCTGGACCGCATACGAAGGCCGCCTCGACCGCCTCGACGAACTACCCGCGCTCGCCGAAACCACATGGCCCGGCTACGCCTTCAACTACGTCTATCTCCCGACCGCCGAGGACCGCCAGTTCTACGTCTTCGGTCAGACGCCGGAAAACCATCCGTTCCGCAGCCGTTACGGCAGCGCGCTTTGGTTCGACGCCGCGTCATTGGAAATCAACTACCGCCAGGATGTGCGCACCGCCGGTTGGTGGGCGCGAATCGTCGACGCCTTTGAACCCCTGCACTTCGGGGACTTCGGCGGCCTGGTATCCAAAATCCTGTGGTGCCTGGCCGGGCTCGCTCCCGGCCTGCTCACCCTCAGCGGCGCATTGATCTGGTTCCAACGCCGTCGCCGTCGACCGCCCCCCGCGCGCCCCGCGCCGCCCCGCCCCGCCCCCCTCACCGCCGCCGCGAGCGGCAGATAG
- a CDS encoding FAD:protein FMN transferase, producing the protein MSAAGTNAIEAAPRRVLIPPQLPPARQLGRGALGLPVWSLTGETMGTHWRARVIARPSNTTDDKADARGVITTALDRVVALMSPWETSSDLGRFAAAPAGARVTLARETSLVLDRALAVARLTDGAYDPSLGTVIDLLGFGPTDPSRRHDPDHPTVKAARHAAGFDRLDFNPTTHTVRQPGGVRLDLCSIAKGYAVDLASDALHRVGWTNHFIEIGGDARGRGCKADGQPWWCALDPVSGAPETVAALFDHAVATSGNTHHFFNHPSGRVGHIVPRVAPDPASPATETIVTVLAPACIDADVWATALHLLGPDLGRDLAESHQLAACWFLPPGRSRLAGSEVRTSAFDGLLT; encoded by the coding sequence GTGAGTGCCGCCGGGACCAATGCCATCGAGGCCGCCCCTCGACGAGTGCTCATCCCGCCTCAACTGCCGCCTGCGCGGCAGCTCGGTCGCGGTGCGCTCGGCCTGCCCGTTTGGTCCCTCACCGGCGAAACCATGGGCACGCATTGGCGCGCCCGCGTGATCGCTCGCCCCTCGAACACGACCGACGACAAAGCCGACGCCCGCGGGGTGATCACCACCGCCTTGGATCGCGTGGTCGCATTGATGAGTCCTTGGGAAACGTCGTCCGACCTCGGCCGGTTTGCCGCCGCCCCCGCCGGTGCCCGCGTGACGCTCGCTCGGGAAACCAGTCTGGTCCTCGACCGCGCGCTGGCCGTCGCCCGCCTTACCGACGGTGCCTACGATCCTTCGCTCGGCACCGTGATCGATCTGCTCGGCTTCGGCCCGACTGATCCCAGCCGTCGCCACGATCCCGATCATCCCACGGTGAAGGCGGCCCGACACGCCGCCGGGTTCGACCGACTCGATTTCAACCCCACGACCCACACCGTCCGCCAACCGGGCGGCGTGCGTCTCGATCTGTGTTCGATTGCCAAAGGTTATGCCGTCGACCTCGCATCCGACGCCCTGCACCGCGTCGGCTGGACGAATCATTTCATCGAAATTGGCGGCGACGCCCGCGGGCGCGGCTGCAAAGCCGACGGCCAACCGTGGTGGTGTGCGCTCGACCCCGTGAGCGGTGCGCCCGAAACCGTCGCGGCGTTGTTTGACCACGCCGTCGCCACTTCCGGCAACACGCATCACTTTTTCAATCATCCCTCCGGCCGCGTTGGCCACATCGTGCCCCGGGTCGCCCCCGACCCGGCGTCCCCCGCCACCGAAACCATTGTCACCGTGCTCGCCCCGGCCTGCATCGACGCCGATGTCTGGGCCACCGCTCTGCATCTGCTCGGCCCGGACCTAGGTCGCGATCTCGCCGAGTCGCACCAACTCGCCGCCTGCTGGTTTCTGCCCCCCGGCCGTTCCCGCCTCGCTGGATCCGAAGTGCGCACCAGCGCCTTCGACGGCTTGCTCACCTAA
- a CDS encoding DUF4198 domain-containing protein, with translation MKRSRSTLLAAALTFGAFCVPFSHAHRQWLLPSTTVLSGEGQWVSVEGAVSNNLFFPNHRPIRLESIAVADPDGEPVEIQNAIAGEIRSSFELQLNKPGTYALSIVSSGRRRGPGGMGGGDTLFGSWDDNGQPQRWRGTPESLVTEGMAAKPGFKLQERGGRRLVTFVTCGSPTTKVLEPTGEGFDIEFLTHPNDLYFGEAATFRLLVDGQPATEGEMTVVAGNDRFRNDPGEAIFTADKDGIVTVNWPAPGRYWIEASVSSHGEAHGVPSEKTSTYILILEVLPE, from the coding sequence ATGAAACGTTCCCGCTCCACGCTTCTCGCCGCTGCGCTCACTTTTGGTGCCTTCTGCGTGCCTTTCTCTCACGCCCATCGCCAGTGGTTGCTGCCATCGACGACCGTGCTCTCCGGCGAGGGTCAATGGGTCTCGGTCGAAGGCGCTGTATCCAATAATCTGTTTTTCCCGAACCATCGGCCCATCCGGCTCGAATCGATCGCCGTCGCCGATCCCGACGGTGAACCCGTCGAGATTCAAAACGCCATCGCCGGGGAGATCCGTAGTTCCTTCGAACTGCAATTGAACAAGCCGGGCACCTACGCGCTCTCCATCGTGTCCTCCGGCCGCCGCCGCGGCCCCGGCGGCATGGGCGGTGGCGACACGCTCTTCGGTTCCTGGGACGACAACGGCCAGCCCCAGCGCTGGCGCGGCACCCCGGAATCACTCGTGACCGAGGGCATGGCCGCCAAGCCCGGCTTCAAATTGCAAGAACGCGGAGGCCGTCGTCTCGTCACGTTTGTCACTTGCGGCAGTCCCACCACCAAGGTGCTGGAACCCACTGGCGAGGGCTTCGACATCGAGTTCCTCACCCACCCCAACGACCTCTACTTTGGCGAGGCCGCCACCTTCCGTCTGCTCGTCGATGGCCAACCCGCCACTGAAGGCGAAATGACCGTCGTCGCTGGCAATGATCGCTTCCGCAATGATCCGGGTGAGGCGATTTTTACCGCCGATAAAGACGGCATCGTGACCGTCAACTGGCCCGCCCCGGGTCGCTACTGGATCGAGGCATCGGTCTCCTCCCACGGCGAAGCGCACGGCGTGCCGAGCGAAAAAACCTCCACCTATATTCTGATCCTCGAAGTGCTGCCGGAATAG
- a CDS encoding DUF4198 domain-containing protein, producing the protein MKIRSTLAIVTGLIALSPSLHAHRQWLLASGTVLSGEGQRISVEGAVSNDLFFPNHVAIPLAATTATAPDGSLLELLSPAEGKIRCSFELQLDQSGTYRITTLNNMMFVRWQEDGEPRALRGSPDEIAAKDLTGLNEVALAHYITRVETIVTCGAPTPLAPSNTGIEFEFLTHPNDLYFGETATFRVLLDGEPHAGAEITIVQGNDRFRDSVDELVVTSDAEGLIHIEWPAPGRFWLNTNTSQSPGEFQGHPLRRGTAYSLTLEVLPQ; encoded by the coding sequence ATGAAAATCCGCTCCACCCTCGCCATCGTTACCGGGTTGATCGCGCTCTCCCCTTCCCTGCATGCCCACCGCCAGTGGTTGCTTGCATCGGGCACAGTGCTGTCCGGAGAGGGACAACGGATTTCCGTCGAAGGCGCTGTCTCCAACGACCTGTTCTTTCCCAACCACGTCGCGATTCCCTTGGCCGCCACCACCGCCACCGCGCCCGACGGGTCGTTGCTCGAACTGCTCAGTCCGGCCGAGGGCAAGATCCGCTGCTCGTTTGAACTACAACTCGACCAGTCGGGCACCTATCGCATCACCACGCTCAACAATATGATGTTCGTGCGATGGCAAGAGGACGGCGAGCCCCGCGCCCTGCGCGGCTCCCCCGACGAGATCGCCGCCAAGGACTTGACCGGGCTCAACGAGGTCGCCCTCGCGCACTACATCACCCGAGTTGAGACCATCGTAACCTGTGGCGCTCCCACCCCATTGGCTCCGAGCAACACCGGCATCGAGTTCGAATTCCTCACCCATCCCAACGACCTCTATTTCGGCGAAACGGCGACCTTCCGCGTCCTCCTTGATGGCGAGCCCCATGCCGGGGCCGAGATCACGATCGTGCAAGGCAACGACCGCTTCCGTGACTCCGTCGACGAACTCGTGGTCACGAGCGATGCCGAGGGCTTGATCCACATCGAGTGGCCCGCCCCGGGACGGTTTTGGCTCAACACCAACACCAGCCAATCTCCCGGCGAGTTCCAGGGTCATCCCCTGCGCCGCGGCACCGCTTATTCGCTCACCTTGGAGGTCCTGCCCCAGTGA
- a CDS encoding PepSY-associated TM helix domain-containing protein, with protein MKSSSTSSSDDAPTPAPRSRSARRAWWTKQFYAWHWISSAICLASMLFFAVTGITLNHAGSIAAQPVVTPATATLPPALLDLITPADDEVDDSRQPLPREVRQWLDTELDARVGGRSYEWSPVDIYVDLPRPGGDGWLSIDRLSGEVELEVTRRGWIAYLNDLHKGRDTGFEWILFMDVFSVASVIFCLTGLALLVVHARRRPSTWPIVVAGVALPVLVLIIFVHT; from the coding sequence GTGAAGTCCTCCTCCACCTCATCCTCCGATGACGCTCCGACTCCCGCGCCGCGCTCGCGCAGCGCGCGGCGGGCGTGGTGGACGAAACAGTTCTACGCGTGGCATTGGATCAGCAGCGCGATCTGCCTGGCGTCCATGCTGTTCTTTGCCGTCACCGGCATCACGCTCAACCACGCCGGCAGCATCGCCGCGCAACCGGTCGTCACGCCGGCGACCGCCACGTTGCCGCCCGCGTTGTTGGATCTCATCACCCCCGCCGACGACGAGGTCGATGATTCCCGCCAACCCCTGCCGCGCGAGGTGCGTCAATGGCTCGACACCGAGCTCGACGCCCGCGTGGGCGGTCGCAGTTACGAATGGTCCCCCGTCGACATCTACGTCGATCTCCCCCGCCCCGGGGGCGATGGCTGGCTGAGCATCGACCGGCTGTCCGGCGAGGTCGAACTCGAGGTCACCCGGCGCGGTTGGATCGCCTACCTGAACGACCTGCACAAAGGCCGCGACACCGGCTTCGAGTGGATCCTGTTCATGGATGTCTTCTCGGTCGCCTCCGTAATTTTCTGCCTCACCGGCTTGGCCCTGCTGGTCGTGCACGCCCGTCGGCGGCCCTCCACCTGGCCCATCGTCGTCGCTGGCGTGGCGCTGCCGGTGCTCGTCCTGATCATCTTCGTGCACACCTGA
- a CDS encoding DUF2271 domain-containing protein → MPPSLRSTLTRLVPGLTSVASVASAGAGELTASIEIPQLNVAEYHRPYVAVWIETPKRAFAANVAVKYDVEMADNEGETWLKDLRQWWRKSGRELDLPLDGVSGPTLPVGTHDITVATSAPALSELPAGNYVLVVEASREVGGRELVRVPFAWGANQSVEASAAGKSELGNITLRISQP, encoded by the coding sequence ATGCCTCCCTCCCTTCGTTCCACTCTCACTCGCCTCGTTCCCGGTCTGACGTCCGTGGCTTCCGTCGCCTCGGCCGGAGCCGGCGAACTGACCGCCTCGATCGAGATCCCTCAGCTCAACGTCGCCGAATATCACCGGCCGTATGTCGCTGTGTGGATCGAGACCCCCAAGCGCGCATTCGCCGCCAACGTCGCGGTAAAGTATGACGTCGAGATGGCCGACAACGAGGGCGAGACGTGGCTGAAGGATCTGCGTCAATGGTGGCGCAAGTCCGGCCGCGAACTCGACCTACCTCTCGATGGCGTGAGCGGTCCGACTCTGCCGGTCGGCACCCACGATATCACCGTCGCCACCTCCGCCCCCGCTCTCAGCGAGCTGCCCGCCGGCAACTACGTGCTGGTCGTCGAAGCGTCACGCGAAGTCGGCGGCCGCGAGCTCGTGCGCGTGCCTTTCGCCTGGGGCGCAAACCAGTCCGTCGAAGCGTCCGCCGCCGGTAAGTCCGAGCTCGGCAACATCACGCTACGCATCTCACAACCCTGA